From Pseudovibrio sp. Tun.PSC04-5.I4, a single genomic window includes:
- a CDS encoding SHOCT domain-containing protein → MYHQTGMHGFGFFPFPLVLILLLVIAYFIARSYGYLGQASSPKTSTPEPKSSTSEALDILNRRFAKGEIDEEEFQKRSQVLRLNL, encoded by the coding sequence ATGTACCATCAAACTGGCATGCACGGTTTCGGATTTTTCCCATTCCCGCTCGTCCTCATTCTTCTTCTGGTCATCGCGTATTTCATCGCACGATCCTACGGATACTTAGGCCAGGCATCCTCTCCAAAAACGAGTACACCCGAGCCAAAATCCTCCACCAGCGAAGCGCTGGATATTCTAAATAGGCGCTTTGCCAAAGGAGAGATCGACGAGGAAGAGTTCCAAAAACGATCTCAAGTGCTGCGCCTGAACTTGTAA
- a CDS encoding GntR family transcriptional regulator, translating into MKIEDTLERTVTSVTAHNVPSSSSLIDRAYAHLRAAILSGQLEPGSKLRIREMCSTFDVGPTPVREALSRLVSQGLVATQSHKGFYIPELTQREFQDVVSQRKLLESATVRSAVERGNAQWRENVGDAYHALQDIERTWQTSRRDFWTEWEEANRVFHVALIDGAESSWAMRFLNMLYDQCTRYRATKRRTGFVPESIQEDHQQLMTAVSTGDGAMAEQIIKAHIERLPALCMP; encoded by the coding sequence TTGAAAATAGAGGATACCTTAGAACGAACCGTAACATCGGTCACCGCACATAACGTCCCATCATCCTCCTCCCTAATTGATAGGGCATACGCTCATTTGCGAGCTGCCATTTTGTCTGGTCAATTGGAACCAGGTAGTAAATTGCGCATCCGTGAAATGTGCAGCACATTTGATGTGGGACCGACACCGGTACGCGAGGCACTTTCCCGGCTCGTCTCTCAAGGACTTGTTGCAACACAATCGCATAAGGGCTTTTACATCCCAGAATTAACTCAGCGTGAATTTCAGGATGTCGTAAGCCAACGCAAGTTGTTGGAAAGTGCTACGGTTCGCAGCGCTGTAGAGCGTGGTAACGCTCAATGGCGTGAAAACGTTGGTGATGCTTATCATGCATTACAGGACATTGAACGCACTTGGCAGACCTCCCGTCGTGATTTCTGGACGGAATGGGAGGAAGCAAACCGCGTTTTCCACGTGGCGTTGATTGATGGTGCTGAATCCAGTTGGGCTATGCGATTCCTGAACATGCTTTATGACCAGTGCACGCGTTATAGAGCAACCAAACGCCGTACTGGTTTTGTACCAGAAAGCATTCAGGAAGATCACCAACAATTAATGACGGCAGTGAGTACCGGAGACGGTGCCATGGCAGAGCAGATTATCAAGGCACATATTGAACGCCTCCCAGCTCTCTGCATGCCATAA
- a CDS encoding ferric reductase-like transmembrane domain-containing protein, which yields MREGEKLEHLMNPSGEFAARYLIATLMITPLMFLTNGQKWVRWLMARRRYMGVASACFATLHVAVYLLDKGTFGKVIEDLVKIGIWFGWLASFVFIPLTITSNDWAISRLGAKWKSLQKWTYVAAALVFVHWVTLEFKPGPALVHFTPLILLEIYRYIHIANKRKSRKQVVRA from the coding sequence TTGCGCGAAGGTGAAAAACTAGAGCACCTTATGAACCCCAGCGGTGAGTTTGCAGCCCGTTACCTCATCGCAACTCTGATGATCACGCCGCTCATGTTCTTAACCAACGGACAGAAATGGGTTCGGTGGCTCATGGCTCGGCGTCGCTATATGGGTGTTGCCTCCGCCTGTTTTGCAACCTTGCATGTTGCAGTTTATCTGTTGGACAAAGGCACTTTTGGCAAGGTCATTGAAGATTTGGTCAAAATCGGAATATGGTTTGGCTGGTTAGCTTCCTTCGTCTTTATTCCACTAACAATAACCAGCAATGATTGGGCTATTTCTAGATTGGGAGCAAAATGGAAGTCACTACAAAAATGGACCTATGTTGCCGCTGCGCTCGTATTCGTCCATTGGGTCACTCTTGAGTTTAAACCAGGCCCCGCACTCGTCCATTTCACACCACTCATCCTGTTAGAAATTTACCGCTATATCCACATCGCAAACAAACGTAAGTCCCGAAAACAAGTCGTCCGTGCATAA
- a CDS encoding ATP-binding protein — protein MTAQEIKLLLVCGKIASGKSTLLAHLVKDHSAVVLSEDHWNATLFPGKLKTLEDYVKYSARVRQALGPHIVSLLQHGVSVALDFPANTVRDRKWLKSLYEAAGVAHELHYLSVPDEVCKERLWVRNEAGEHQFTVSEAQFDQFTKYFESPTVDEAFNVILHDFHST, from the coding sequence ATGACAGCTCAGGAAATAAAACTGCTTCTGGTATGCGGGAAAATTGCCTCCGGTAAATCCACCTTGCTGGCGCATCTGGTGAAAGACCATAGCGCTGTCGTGCTCAGCGAGGATCATTGGAACGCTACGCTCTTTCCAGGTAAGTTGAAAACGCTGGAAGATTACGTGAAGTATTCTGCCCGCGTGCGGCAAGCTCTTGGCCCCCATATTGTTAGCCTGTTGCAGCATGGCGTTTCTGTTGCGCTGGATTTTCCGGCCAACACCGTGCGTGATCGCAAGTGGCTGAAGAGTCTCTATGAGGCAGCCGGCGTTGCGCATGAGCTGCATTACCTTTCCGTGCCTGATGAGGTTTGTAAGGAACGGTTATGGGTGCGTAATGAGGCGGGAGAACATCAGTTCACAGTAAGCGAAGCGCAGTTTGACCAGTTCACCAAATACTTTGAATCTCCCACAGTAGATGAAGCCTTCAACGTCATTCTGCACGATTTCCATAGCACATAG
- a CDS encoding metalloregulator ArsR/SmtB family transcription factor: MTVNQCITTFSPASLNEEEENKLAAQAKALAHPARVRLLKIMAAQPGCVGGDLVNSIGLAQSTVSEHLRILKDAGFILSESQRPRICYSVNRAELQKFNALFESSFKL; the protein is encoded by the coding sequence ATGACAGTTAACCAATGCATAACCACGTTTTCACCTGCTTCCTTGAATGAAGAAGAAGAAAACAAACTTGCGGCCCAAGCGAAAGCTTTGGCCCATCCTGCGCGTGTACGTCTTCTCAAAATCATGGCAGCGCAACCCGGTTGTGTTGGAGGCGATTTGGTCAACTCAATTGGCCTGGCCCAGTCAACAGTTTCTGAGCATCTCCGAATACTTAAAGACGCAGGATTCATATTATCTGAATCACAACGCCCACGTATTTGCTATTCCGTAAATCGTGCTGAACTTCAGAAATTCAACGCCCTCTTTGAAAGCAGCTTTAAGCTCTAA
- the repB gene encoding plasmid partitioning protein RepB: MNKAKDRKNALDTLFSGGGMAGLVADATAPRPRLSSGAIGAAEINLIKDERDKLREELKTLNTQMASSVNVVELDPETVQPSFVADRMEVAFDPAFEALKESISDSGQQVPILVRPTPGDEGTYQIAYGHRRWKACRALGKPVRGVIKELSDEELLVAQGQENHERKDLSFIETCLFVFRLAQDYPQTLIVKAIGKDKSLVSKLRKLAATMPEAFLRVIGPAPKIGRPRWEEMASYFEDSGLSPVHDNAVASLFSLESFAELNSDERFGEVLQLLQETPSELETKSVGAGDIAVAAHMRKSKSSEWIGNKHVLVKHSGKATTFAVDTKNHPELSEFLLHELPGLIAKFEATKQEDA; this comes from the coding sequence ATGAACAAAGCTAAGGACCGGAAAAACGCACTCGACACACTGTTTTCAGGCGGCGGAATGGCCGGGTTGGTTGCCGATGCGACAGCCCCTCGCCCGCGTTTGTCTTCTGGTGCGATTGGCGCTGCCGAGATCAATTTGATCAAGGATGAGCGCGACAAGCTGCGTGAAGAACTGAAAACCCTCAACACTCAAATGGCATCCTCAGTGAATGTGGTTGAGCTGGACCCTGAAACGGTTCAGCCCTCCTTCGTTGCTGACCGTATGGAAGTGGCGTTTGATCCGGCTTTTGAGGCTCTGAAAGAGTCTATTTCTGACAGTGGTCAGCAGGTACCCATTCTAGTGCGGCCAACGCCGGGTGATGAGGGAACCTATCAAATTGCCTATGGTCATCGCCGTTGGAAGGCGTGCCGTGCACTGGGCAAACCGGTTCGCGGTGTGATCAAAGAACTCTCTGATGAAGAACTGCTGGTTGCTCAAGGTCAGGAAAACCATGAGAGAAAAGATCTCAGCTTTATTGAGACTTGTCTTTTCGTGTTCCGTTTAGCGCAAGACTATCCGCAAACATTGATTGTAAAAGCAATTGGCAAGGACAAGTCTCTTGTCTCTAAACTCCGGAAACTGGCGGCAACCATGCCGGAGGCGTTTTTACGTGTTATTGGCCCTGCTCCAAAAATTGGCCGTCCGCGTTGGGAAGAAATGGCAAGCTATTTTGAAGATAGCGGGCTGTCTCCAGTCCATGACAATGCGGTGGCCTCGCTGTTTTCATTGGAGTCCTTTGCAGAGCTTAACAGTGATGAACGCTTTGGCGAAGTGCTTCAACTGCTGCAAGAAACCCCATCTGAGTTGGAAACCAAGTCTGTGGGGGCTGGTGATATTGCTGTGGCTGCGCATATGCGGAAGTCTAAAAGCTCTGAATGGATTGGAAACAAGCACGTCTTGGTGAAGCATTCTGGCAAAGCTACGACATTTGCCGTGGACACAAAAAATCACCCGGAACTAAGCGAGTTTTTGCTGCATGAGCTTCCCGGCCTTATTGCCAAGTTTGAAGCTACGAAGCAGGAGGACGCCTGA
- the arsB gene encoding ACR3 family arsenite efflux transporter: MGIFERYLSVWVALAMGAGIGAGLLQPELFETIGTLQIGGINLVIALLIWSMIYPMMVQVEFTEVRNCFVKPKGLIVTLAMNWLVKPFTMAALAILFMRYVFASWISPDLANQYIAGMILLGVAPCTAMVFVWSYLTKGNASYTVAQVATNDLIMIFAFAPLAAFLLGVSDIIVPWDVLLVSTGLFVALPLGAGWLTRLAFKNDAHLVSFSSGMKPFSIVGLVGTVFLLFGLQANNIIAAPADIVLIAIPLLIQTALIFFITYIWMKKWRQPHNVAAPGAMIGASNFFELAVAVAISLFGVTSGAALATIVGVLVEVPVMLALVSYANKTRGQFSEDEVEGKTEIQSH; the protein is encoded by the coding sequence GTGGGAATTTTCGAACGCTACCTTTCAGTTTGGGTAGCTCTCGCTATGGGAGCAGGGATAGGCGCCGGCTTATTGCAACCTGAGCTGTTTGAAACAATCGGCACACTACAAATTGGCGGCATCAACCTCGTCATTGCATTGCTGATCTGGTCGATGATCTATCCAATGATGGTACAAGTAGAATTCACCGAAGTACGCAATTGCTTTGTGAAACCAAAAGGTTTGATTGTTACATTAGCAATGAATTGGCTAGTGAAGCCATTCACGATGGCAGCATTAGCAATCCTATTTATGCGCTACGTCTTTGCCTCATGGATATCTCCAGATCTAGCCAATCAATACATTGCGGGCATGATCTTGCTGGGTGTCGCCCCATGTACAGCGATGGTTTTTGTCTGGTCTTATCTCACCAAAGGAAACGCCAGCTATACTGTTGCGCAGGTCGCGACCAACGATTTGATCATGATCTTTGCATTCGCGCCCCTTGCGGCCTTCCTTCTTGGTGTTTCAGATATCATTGTCCCATGGGATGTACTGTTGGTTTCAACCGGCCTCTTTGTTGCCTTGCCATTGGGGGCAGGGTGGTTGACCCGACTTGCTTTTAAAAACGACGCGCATCTCGTCTCCTTCAGCTCTGGCATGAAACCATTTTCTATCGTCGGACTGGTGGGAACCGTGTTCCTCCTCTTTGGCCTTCAGGCCAACAACATCATCGCCGCACCAGCAGACATCGTTCTGATCGCAATTCCATTGTTGATCCAGACGGCTCTCATTTTCTTCATCACATACATCTGGATGAAGAAATGGCGACAACCACACAACGTCGCAGCTCCAGGCGCAATGATCGGGGCCTCAAATTTCTTCGAACTCGCTGTTGCTGTCGCAATAAGTCTGTTCGGCGTTACATCGGGTGCAGCGCTGGCAACCATAGTTGGTGTTCTGGTGGAGGTGCCCGTAATGCTGGCGTTGGTTTCTTATGCCAACAAAACACGCGGTCAGTTCTCTGAAGATGAAGTGGAAGGAAAAACCGAAATACAATCGCACTAA
- the repA gene encoding plasmid partitioning protein RepA, producing MEYGNNTLSREETPSEKISRYSQLLSGQLHRLRQELYPPEANKALRSFSSVDVARLIGVSESTVRQLDLDGEGPTPTRLANGRRSYTLEQINAIREVLAARKKGDEAVNIHPRRREGDKLQVVACANFKGGSAKTTTSTHLSHYLALRGYRVLAIDLDPQASLSAMFGVQPEFDVEPNCTLFGALRYDEGRRTLKDVIRPTYFAGLDLVPANLELAEFEHIVPTAIASGASTGEDIFFRRIRNVLGEVDDDYDVVVIDCPPQLGFLTLGALFASTGLLITLHPQMLDLASCNQFLGMSSDLMGVIENNGGEMNLDWMRFLVTRHNPNDSPQTRVVGLLRALFGEDVLNSPALESTAVANAGLEKKSLYELEPGAIGRETLKRALESMDSVNREIEDLLRGSWGRPI from the coding sequence GTGGAATACGGCAATAATACTCTTTCGCGTGAGGAAACTCCGTCTGAGAAGATCTCCCGTTATTCGCAGCTCCTATCTGGTCAGCTGCACCGGTTAAGGCAAGAACTTTATCCGCCAGAAGCGAACAAAGCGCTGCGGTCGTTCTCTTCAGTGGATGTTGCGCGTCTTATAGGGGTTTCCGAAAGCACCGTTCGCCAGCTGGATCTGGATGGAGAAGGCCCAACGCCAACCCGCTTGGCCAATGGACGTCGTAGTTACACACTGGAGCAAATCAACGCGATCCGTGAAGTGCTTGCAGCGCGTAAAAAAGGCGACGAGGCAGTCAATATTCATCCGCGCCGGCGTGAGGGTGATAAACTTCAGGTCGTCGCCTGTGCCAACTTTAAAGGCGGCTCAGCCAAAACGACAACGAGCACGCATCTGTCGCATTATCTTGCGCTGCGCGGCTATCGTGTTTTGGCCATTGATCTTGATCCGCAGGCCTCCCTTTCCGCCATGTTTGGTGTTCAACCGGAATTTGACGTGGAGCCAAACTGCACTTTGTTTGGTGCTTTGCGATATGATGAAGGCCGCCGCACGTTGAAAGACGTGATCCGGCCAACCTATTTTGCCGGTTTAGATCTTGTGCCTGCCAATCTGGAGCTGGCTGAGTTCGAACACATCGTGCCAACTGCAATTGCATCTGGTGCCTCTACCGGAGAGGATATCTTCTTCCGGCGCATCCGTAATGTGCTGGGTGAAGTTGATGATGATTATGATGTTGTGGTGATTGATTGTCCTCCGCAACTTGGTTTCCTAACCTTGGGTGCCTTGTTTGCGTCGACCGGACTTTTGATCACACTCCATCCGCAGATGCTTGATCTTGCAAGTTGTAATCAGTTCCTCGGCATGAGTTCGGATCTCATGGGGGTGATTGAAAACAATGGCGGTGAGATGAACCTAGATTGGATGCGCTTCCTCGTCACTCGTCATAACCCCAATGACAGCCCGCAAACTCGGGTTGTTGGTTTGTTGCGTGCGTTGTTTGGTGAAGATGTACTAAACTCTCCGGCGCTGGAATCTACCGCTGTTGCCAATGCGGGTCTTGAAAAGAAATCGCTTTATGAGCTTGAGCCGGGGGCCATTGGCCGTGAGACGCTCAAGCGTGCGCTGGAATCCATGGATTCAGTCAACCGTGAAATTGAAGATCTTCTCCGTGGCTCTTGGGGACGACCAATATGA
- a CDS encoding NUDIX domain-containing protein, which translates to MTNLPIFCRAICVFLIDTSTEEPQVLLLRRINRPAGTWSQIAGSIEENETAWQAALREVKEEVGISLTELWSADICEQFYVAAKNSIEILPVFLARISRDTPLVLNDEHDAYQWFSIDDAKELVSFAGQRCILEQIKSEFVDRTPNPHLRIDITQTECPA; encoded by the coding sequence ATGACCAACCTCCCAATATTCTGTCGAGCCATCTGCGTTTTCCTAATTGATACAAGCACGGAAGAACCACAAGTCCTGTTGCTTCGGCGTATCAATCGACCAGCAGGAACCTGGAGCCAAATTGCTGGATCAATCGAAGAGAACGAAACCGCTTGGCAGGCGGCTCTCCGGGAAGTCAAAGAAGAGGTCGGGATCTCACTAACCGAGTTGTGGTCTGCAGATATCTGCGAGCAGTTTTACGTCGCGGCTAAAAACTCGATAGAAATCCTGCCGGTCTTCCTCGCTAGAATTTCTCGCGATACTCCGCTGGTTCTCAATGACGAACATGATGCCTATCAATGGTTCTCGATTGACGATGCAAAGGAGCTGGTTAGCTTCGCAGGTCAAAGATGTATCCTTGAGCAAATCAAATCTGAATTCGTTGATCGCACGCCAAACCCTCATTTGCGGATAGATATCACACAGACAGAGTGTCCTGCATAG
- a CDS encoding peroxidase-related enzyme (This protein belongs to a clade of uncharacterized proteins related to peroxidases such as the alkylhydroperoxidase AhpD.): MVTTDFPRINPSNLKHPTALNLSLPDPLPDDIQEPFGKCQSKLGLIPNVLVAFAHRPKKLRAFSAMYNELMLGESGLSKLEREVIAVTVSSINSCWYCQVAHGAAVRVLSNSPELGEAIVMNYRYADLTDKQCVMLDFAAKIAKMSSEIVEADRQQLRHHGFTEEDIWDICEVAAFFSMSNRMASAIGIQPNAEYHGMTR; this comes from the coding sequence ATGGTAACGACAGATTTTCCGAGGATTAACCCCTCAAATTTAAAACACCCAACGGCATTGAACCTTTCACTGCCAGACCCACTGCCCGATGACATTCAAGAACCCTTCGGCAAATGCCAGAGCAAGCTGGGTCTCATTCCCAATGTTTTGGTAGCTTTCGCACACAGACCAAAAAAACTCAGAGCGTTCTCAGCAATGTACAATGAGTTGATGCTTGGAGAGTCAGGCCTCAGCAAACTAGAGCGAGAAGTCATTGCCGTGACTGTCTCATCCATTAACTCCTGTTGGTATTGCCAAGTTGCGCATGGAGCTGCTGTTCGCGTGCTTTCCAACAGTCCGGAGTTGGGCGAAGCTATTGTGATGAATTATCGCTATGCAGACCTCACTGATAAGCAGTGCGTTATGCTGGATTTTGCAGCAAAGATCGCAAAAATGTCCTCTGAAATAGTTGAAGCTGACCGCCAGCAATTGCGCCACCACGGTTTCACAGAGGAGGATATCTGGGATATTTGCGAAGTTGCCGCATTTTTCTCAATGTCAAACAGAATGGCTTCCGCAATCGGCATTCAGCCGAATGCCGAATATCATGGCATGACCCGCTAA
- a CDS encoding helix-turn-helix domain-containing protein, whose translation MAGETTPLEKSLSAIEVTVAAIGGKWKPVLLFHLLTGTKRFSELKKLSPQASDRMLTRSLRELEQDFLVRREVFAEVPVRVEYSLTRDGESLIPLLNTMSNWGISRGGSKPATKIEATSILDSLLPTFTG comes from the coding sequence ATGGCAGGAGAGACAACTCCTCTTGAGAAATCCTTAAGCGCGATTGAGGTCACTGTTGCTGCTATTGGCGGTAAGTGGAAACCAGTTCTTTTGTTTCACCTCCTTACCGGCACCAAACGATTTTCAGAGCTGAAAAAGCTGTCGCCCCAAGCCTCTGACAGAATGTTGACACGGTCACTTCGGGAGTTGGAGCAAGATTTTCTGGTTCGCCGTGAGGTGTTTGCAGAAGTGCCGGTTCGCGTGGAATATTCTTTAACGCGAGATGGCGAGTCTCTTATCCCGCTGCTCAATACCATGAGCAATTGGGGTATTTCTCGCGGAGGAAGCAAGCCAGCAACCAAGATTGAGGCAACCTCAATTCTAGACAGTCTGCTCCCAACATTTACAGGTTAG
- a CDS encoding DMT family transporter, whose amino-acid sequence MLELLLIIFIGLLGGVAVGLQAPMGGIMGQRLGGAAASVIIHAGGFIASLALLIMRGGEQINQWRSIPWYMLASGVFGLILYLTITQTLPKLGATSAVLLIIVGQLMAGMVIDHFGLFELPVRSIDLSRAMAALLLISGAYLMVR is encoded by the coding sequence GTGTTGGAATTATTACTGATTATTTTTATTGGCCTCCTCGGAGGCGTTGCTGTTGGTTTGCAGGCTCCCATGGGCGGGATTATGGGGCAACGTCTTGGCGGAGCTGCGGCCAGTGTTATCATTCACGCTGGCGGCTTTATTGCTTCTCTCGCCCTGCTTATTATGAGAGGTGGAGAGCAAATCAACCAGTGGCGCAGCATCCCTTGGTACATGTTGGCAAGTGGTGTTTTTGGGCTAATTTTGTACCTCACCATTACCCAAACCCTACCTAAACTGGGCGCGACCTCGGCGGTTCTCTTGATTATCGTGGGCCAGCTCATGGCAGGTATGGTGATTGACCATTTCGGCTTGTTCGAGCTGCCGGTTCGTTCAATCGACCTTAGCCGCGCCATGGCAGCATTGCTCCTAATTTCTGGCGCTTATTTGATGGTGAGATAG
- a CDS encoding AraC family transcriptional regulator, which yields MPSLPLPFFTALFLCFILLRLLAGYGRKLPSLLILTIALYSIQSALLGIKWGMGGLPSWALIGLALMLPPVTWLAFLQLTEKLKRSAIYWTTGLTLFLLSLITLAPALEIAVLIDLVGAGVYLGYGFLFFRTATRHQWEWTSKLAISQILPVRRTLLVAGSVFSASALVDLGVAADFALNKGSNAATIVGMANLTMLLALVVLVLVSSRGTTPATQQAVASKRSDTPATSDQTKLLAALDQLMRSEHLYRDEGLSLEKMARRLRVPARQISSAVNSVRGINLPQYTNGFRVEEACHMLETTDTPITTIIFEVGFTTKSNFNREFQRITEKSPSAWRKAHKATKQAEPA from the coding sequence GTGCCGAGTTTACCCCTTCCCTTTTTTACCGCTCTCTTTCTATGCTTCATCCTACTGCGCTTACTGGCAGGATACGGACGCAAACTTCCATCCCTCCTCATCCTCACCATTGCGCTCTATTCAATCCAGTCGGCATTGCTTGGCATCAAGTGGGGCATGGGCGGACTTCCATCATGGGCTCTCATCGGATTGGCATTGATGTTGCCACCCGTCACATGGTTGGCATTCCTTCAACTCACTGAGAAGTTGAAGCGCTCTGCAATTTATTGGACGACAGGCCTTACGCTTTTTCTGCTCTCACTCATCACCTTAGCTCCAGCACTTGAAATTGCCGTTCTCATCGATCTGGTCGGGGCTGGCGTTTATCTGGGATACGGTTTTCTGTTCTTCCGTACAGCGACCCGCCACCAATGGGAGTGGACGAGCAAGCTGGCCATCAGTCAAATTTTGCCTGTGCGCCGAACATTGCTTGTTGCCGGCAGCGTGTTCTCCGCCTCCGCCCTGGTGGATTTGGGTGTAGCTGCAGATTTCGCGTTGAACAAGGGAAGCAACGCTGCAACGATTGTCGGCATGGCTAACTTGACCATGTTGCTCGCGCTGGTTGTGTTGGTCCTCGTCAGCAGTCGGGGAACCACACCCGCCACACAGCAGGCGGTTGCCTCCAAACGAAGCGATACTCCAGCAACCTCTGATCAGACAAAGCTGCTGGCCGCATTAGATCAACTGATGCGATCAGAACATCTCTACCGGGATGAAGGCCTGTCTCTGGAAAAAATGGCCCGCAGGCTCCGCGTTCCAGCTCGGCAGATTTCCAGTGCGGTGAACAGCGTCAGAGGGATCAACCTTCCGCAATACACCAATGGTTTTCGCGTGGAGGAAGCCTGTCATATGCTGGAGACGACAGACACTCCCATAACCACAATCATCTTTGAAGTAGGTTTCACCACCAAGTCAAACTTCAACAGAGAGTTCCAACGCATTACGGAGAAGAGCCCCAGTGCATGGCGGAAGGCCCACAAAGCGACCAAGCAGGCTGAGCCAGCTTAG
- the repC gene encoding plasmid replication protein RepC gives MQSTSVASFRKMTPGMLASQQLAMANDIVKTTKAEVAITLKKAAPALGIDGTTYHILDILIGLTRADDWKQDRRPLVAISNDKLAEYVCRSTRTVIRSLKKLVEVGILAYRDSPTGRRFIYRNDHSGEIDRAYGFDFSPARQRVAEFKQIADDFQARIRAAQEAKRTINRLSRAIVDACRTGQAEGTDCSVFLEDLNALMETPMMVLVRAEKITKLYELVIEELVRADEEPVTPSSNEDINHHMSCDHDSNVTPYNNTTIQSHKNSNSWKPSNDDYSKIKLASNEAHKNALEIRSKSKSFARSVSTRQQQSLRATGTNSSLSEHLSSVSIGMIDGATRETKEMLGAGFASWFDLVEAAEQLRLAIGLSEDGWKQAVVSLGDKMAAAVLVVTVEKTLRDPEGISRPAGYFRACVDRAMDGKLALHKSLYGLTLS, from the coding sequence ATGCAAAGCACGAGCGTTGCGTCTTTCCGCAAAATGACACCTGGCATGTTGGCCAGCCAACAATTGGCTATGGCGAATGACATTGTTAAAACCACAAAAGCCGAAGTTGCGATCACTCTCAAAAAGGCTGCGCCTGCCCTCGGCATTGATGGGACAACCTACCATATTCTCGACATTCTTATTGGCCTGACACGCGCGGATGACTGGAAACAGGATCGTCGCCCTTTGGTTGCCATATCAAATGACAAGCTGGCTGAATATGTCTGCCGCTCTACGCGCACTGTCATCAGATCTTTGAAGAAGCTGGTTGAAGTTGGTATTCTAGCCTATCGTGATAGCCCTACAGGGCGTCGGTTTATCTACCGCAATGACCACAGCGGTGAGATTGATCGTGCGTATGGGTTTGACTTTTCTCCTGCCCGACAACGTGTTGCCGAGTTTAAGCAGATCGCTGATGATTTCCAGGCCCGTATCCGTGCGGCTCAGGAAGCTAAGCGCACAATTAACAGGTTGTCGCGCGCAATTGTTGATGCGTGCCGTACAGGACAAGCTGAAGGGACCGATTGCAGCGTGTTCCTTGAAGATCTCAACGCTCTTATGGAAACCCCCATGATGGTTTTGGTCCGTGCAGAGAAGATAACAAAGCTATATGAACTGGTGATTGAAGAGCTGGTAAGGGCTGATGAAGAGCCCGTGACTCCGAGTAGTAATGAAGATATAAACCATCATATGTCATGCGACCATGACAGCAATGTCACCCCATATAATAATACAACCATTCAATCTCATAAAAATAGTAATAGTTGGAAGCCGTCTAACGACGACTACTCAAAAATTAAGCTCGCTTCTAACGAAGCTCACAAAAATGCTCTCGAAATAAGAAGCAAAAGCAAATCTTTTGCCAGATCAGTGAGTACTCGACAACAACAAAGCCTGAGAGCCACCGGTACGAATAGTTCTCTAAGCGAGCATCTTTCCTCCGTTTCTATCGGCATGATTGATGGGGCAACCAGGGAAACCAAAGAGATGTTGGGAGCCGGATTTGCAAGCTGGTTTGATTTGGTCGAGGCCGCGGAACAGCTTAGATTGGCTATCGGTTTGTCGGAGGATGGCTGGAAACAGGCCGTTGTTTCGCTTGGCGATAAAATGGCTGCGGCTGTTTTGGTGGTGACGGTTGAAAAGACCCTGCGTGATCCTGAGGGAATTTCGCGACCTGCCGGATACTTCCGCGCTTGCGTCGACCGAGCGATGGATGGAAAACTGGCTCTGCACAAGTCGCTCTACGGTTTGACGCTGAGCTAG